The Denitrificimonas caeni genome has a segment encoding these proteins:
- a CDS encoding sodium:solute symporter family transporter, translating into MLSASTALVWLLLFAVLFAVPGLIYARRSQDKLDDFLVARNSQSSTATLLTLLATTLGTWILFGPAQAATWGGIGAITGYALGSMVPSLIMTQIGPRIRTLMPEGHTLTEFVLGRYGRVMYAFVLVIMVFFMFISLTAGLTAIAEMVALLAPVPLWQTASIVMVATLIYTLYGGLRVTIFTDRLQMLVILPFLLVLMFFGWKATGGITSMAHSLQEKAPQLLNPFDLNGLKSGLTFFLAVVLTGLFYQGTWQRIFAARSSRVIRNGFILSGLLIFPIIFIMGLFGLAFVGLDLPGDGSVALFSVLLRDAPLWFAIGLLPFGLALIMSSADSTISALTSIFVVDMGRLLPKFSNHSLLKLSRWLIIVLSVPVLIVAAQGYSILYLFLLADLLCCAAAFPVFFGFYSARYRSYNAVLSTLGGLVAGLLIFPSPGAPTTNLLESFLLATLVPVAISMVLLLVPTKVRFDFAVLAQRVRNLEG; encoded by the coding sequence ATGCTCAGTGCTTCTACCGCTCTAGTTTGGCTGCTTTTATTCGCCGTACTCTTTGCCGTCCCCGGCCTGATCTACGCCCGCCGCAGCCAAGATAAACTGGATGATTTTCTGGTGGCCCGCAACAGTCAAAGCAGCACTGCCACCTTGCTCACATTACTGGCCACCACCCTAGGCACATGGATTTTATTTGGTCCCGCACAAGCCGCCACGTGGGGCGGCATTGGTGCCATTACCGGCTACGCTTTAGGCTCGATGGTGCCCAGTTTAATCATGACGCAAATCGGCCCACGTATTCGTACCCTGATGCCAGAAGGCCACACTCTGACTGAGTTCGTTCTCGGTCGTTACGGGCGTGTTATGTATGCCTTTGTGCTGGTCATCATGGTTTTCTTTATGTTTATTAGCCTCACCGCTGGGCTGACGGCAATTGCAGAAATGGTCGCACTACTGGCACCGGTACCGCTGTGGCAAACCGCAAGCATTGTGATGGTCGCCACACTGATTTACACCCTCTATGGCGGCTTGCGCGTGACGATTTTCACTGACCGTTTGCAGATGCTGGTGATTCTTCCGTTTCTCCTGGTGCTGATGTTTTTTGGCTGGAAAGCTACTGGCGGCATCACAAGCATGGCGCATAGCCTGCAAGAAAAAGCCCCGCAGCTACTCAACCCTTTTGATCTGAATGGTTTAAAATCTGGTCTAACATTCTTCCTCGCAGTAGTGCTGACCGGCCTATTTTACCAAGGCACTTGGCAGCGTATTTTTGCCGCACGCAGCAGCCGAGTGATTCGTAATGGCTTTATTCTCAGCGGTCTGCTGATTTTCCCAATTATCTTTATTATGGGCTTGTTTGGTTTGGCCTTTGTCGGCCTCGACTTGCCCGGCGATGGCTCTGTCGCGCTGTTTAGTGTGCTACTGCGTGACGCCCCGCTGTGGTTTGCTATCGGCCTGCTGCCCTTTGGTCTGGCGCTGATTATGAGCAGTGCCGACTCCACCATCAGCGCCCTAACCAGCATCTTTGTGGTGGATATGGGCCGCTTATTACCTAAGTTCAGCAACCACAGTTTACTGAAGCTATCGCGTTGGTTAATTATCGTACTGTCGGTACCGGTACTGATTGTGGCGGCGCAGGGTTACAGTATTCTTTATCTATTTTTGCTCGCAGATTTACTCTGTTGTGCGGCAGCTTTCCCGGTGTTTTTTGGCTTTTACAGTGCGCGCTACCGAAGCTATAACGCCGTACTCAGCACTCTCGGTGGGCTCGTCGCTGGTTTGCTGATATTCCCCAGCCCAGGGGCACCGACCACCAATCTGCTGGAATCATTTCTGTTGGCCACACTCGTTCCGGTAGCCATCTCCATGGTGCTGCTATTGGTGCCCACTAAAGTGCGTTTTGATTTTGCCGTTTTGGCGCAGCGGGTGCGCAACCTGGAAGGGTAA
- a CDS encoding 3-oxoacyl-ACP reductase yields the protein MPSSIRLDQQLVLVTGAARGLGEHLVRAFLREGALVVINYCHSAEAAHKLASAAPEQLLAIQADVTDKAAVQAMFAQAREHFGKPVTTVINNALPSFSFNGDARPSVEQLTLAQLNQQFDGVVGGALNTTQAALAGMREAGFGRIVNIGTNLFQNPVVPYHDYTAGKAALLSLTRTLSQDLGPDNITVNMVSGGLLRTTDASAATPEAVFDYIAANTPLRRVTTPAEFADAIVFFASPWARAVTGQNLIVDGGLVKN from the coding sequence ATGCCAAGTTCTATCCGTCTTGATCAACAGCTGGTGCTGGTCACTGGTGCGGCCCGCGGTTTAGGTGAGCATTTAGTGCGCGCTTTTCTACGTGAAGGTGCACTTGTAGTCATCAACTATTGCCACAGCGCTGAGGCTGCGCACAAGCTGGCCAGTGCAGCACCAGAGCAGTTGTTAGCCATTCAAGCCGATGTCACTGATAAGGCCGCGGTACAGGCGATGTTTGCCCAAGCCCGTGAGCATTTTGGCAAGCCCGTGACTACGGTGATTAATAACGCTTTGCCCAGCTTTTCTTTTAACGGCGATGCCCGTCCGAGTGTTGAGCAATTAACTCTAGCGCAGTTAAATCAGCAGTTCGACGGAGTGGTGGGTGGGGCGCTGAATACCACCCAAGCGGCGCTGGCCGGTATGCGCGAAGCGGGTTTTGGTCGCATTGTAAATATTGGTACCAATCTGTTTCAGAACCCGGTGGTGCCGTATCACGATTACACTGCCGGTAAAGCCGCCTTGCTGTCCCTGACCCGCACTCTTTCGCAAGATTTAGGCCCCGATAATATAACGGTGAATATGGTCTCTGGCGGTTTATTGCGCACCACCGATGCCTCGGCTGCTACCCCAGAGGCAGTGTTTGATTACATTGCCGCCAATACGCCGCTGCGTCGGGTGACCACGCCGGCTGAGTTTGCTGATGCGATTGTATTCTTTGCTTCGCCTTGGGCCCGTGCGGTAACGGGGCAAAATTTAATTGTTGACGGCGGCTTGGTGAAAAACTGA